The following proteins are co-located in the Rhodococcus opacus B4 genome:
- a CDS encoding HNH endonuclease codes for MDTGAVTAFLAELPKLDRDIDDATRIDVLRALEEVKAACAGVQARVTADLDASIRASRADRDVPVSQRGRGIANQVALARRDSPFRGGRHLGMATALAHEMPHTLALLERGLLSEWRATILVRETACLTREDRTALDYLLCGDPATLDGLGDQAVCAKVRAAAAEVDAEAVVRRARKAVSDRRVTSRPAPDTMAYVSALLPVAEGVAVHATLARDADSILAAGDDRTRSQIMADLLVSRVTGTHHTATTPPITVNLVISDRALLDGGSEPAHVQGYGPVPADLARHWIAEAVQDAIDPNTGNATRVNLRRLYANPASGALTATESQARCFPAGLARLIDLRDRTCRTPWCDAPIRHHDHIQSREFGGPTTAHNGAGLCAACNYAKQGAGWNATPRQRSGGLHHIEIYTPTGHRYRSTAPPLPKPLPFHEVQTDSPVERILLEFLQAA; via the coding sequence GTGGATACAGGAGCGGTGACTGCGTTTCTGGCCGAGTTGCCGAAACTCGATCGGGATATCGACGATGCGACGCGCATCGATGTGCTCCGGGCACTCGAAGAGGTGAAGGCCGCCTGCGCCGGCGTGCAAGCCCGGGTGACCGCCGACCTCGACGCCTCCATCCGCGCCTCACGCGCAGATCGCGACGTGCCCGTCTCCCAGCGAGGTCGCGGCATCGCCAACCAGGTGGCGCTGGCACGACGGGACTCACCGTTTCGCGGTGGTCGCCATCTCGGAATGGCGACCGCTCTCGCCCACGAGATGCCACACACCTTGGCGCTGCTCGAGCGAGGATTGCTCAGCGAATGGCGAGCAACAATCCTCGTGCGCGAAACTGCCTGCCTGACCAGAGAAGACCGCACGGCGCTCGATTACCTTCTGTGCGGCGACCCGGCGACGTTGGACGGCCTCGGCGACCAGGCGGTGTGCGCGAAAGTTCGCGCTGCTGCCGCGGAAGTCGATGCCGAAGCCGTGGTCCGGCGGGCCCGCAAGGCCGTGTCGGATCGGCGGGTCACCTCCCGTCCCGCACCGGACACCATGGCCTACGTCAGCGCCCTGCTGCCGGTCGCGGAGGGCGTGGCCGTGCATGCCACCCTCGCCCGTGACGCCGATTCGATCCTCGCCGCCGGCGACGACCGCACCCGGTCTCAGATCATGGCCGACCTCCTCGTGTCCCGAGTCACCGGCACGCACCACACGGCGACGACACCACCGATCACCGTGAACCTGGTGATCTCCGACCGCGCCCTCCTCGACGGTGGGTCCGAACCGGCGCACGTGCAGGGATACGGGCCTGTCCCCGCAGATCTGGCGAGGCACTGGATTGCCGAGGCGGTGCAGGACGCGATCGATCCGAACACCGGAAACGCGACGCGCGTAAACCTTCGCCGTCTGTACGCGAACCCGGCGTCGGGGGCGCTGACTGCCACCGAGTCCCAGGCCCGGTGCTTCCCCGCCGGGTTGGCGAGGTTGATCGACCTGCGCGATCGAACCTGCCGGACACCGTGGTGCGATGCCCCGATCCGGCACCACGACCACATCCAGTCCCGCGAATTCGGGGGGCCGACCACCGCACACAACGGCGCCGGCCTGTGCGCTGCCTGCAATTACGCCAAACAAGGCGCAGGATGGAACGCCACCCCTCGTCAGCGGTCCGGAGGACTGCACCATATCGAGATCTACACCCCCACCGGACACCGATACCGATCGACGGCCCCACCACTGCCGAAACCATTGCCATTCCACGAGGTTCAGACCGACTCACCCGTCGAGCGCATCCTCCTCGAATTCCTCCAGGCAGCCTGA
- a CDS encoding DUF3558 domain-containing protein: MTRNALCGVAVASLLLAGCSTQTANGESTLTELPTSTVRMPRHVDQSDRPQVIFDPCLDIPDSTLTAAGYDPTSEKNADFKGGSYTFLGCSYDSFHRPEGFYYGMNVLSGNISFAEEQEKKKDHSTPIDINGRRGLLIFDSTVTDYCELSVETSYGVLGFTRSIFSDHAGPAPVSEWCTGLEDTARTYEPLIPKGD, encoded by the coding sequence GTGACGCGCAATGCGCTGTGTGGAGTCGCGGTTGCTTCCCTTCTACTGGCGGGATGCAGCACACAGACCGCTAACGGCGAATCCACTCTCACCGAATTACCGACGTCCACTGTGCGCATGCCCAGGCATGTCGATCAATCGGATCGTCCGCAGGTCATCTTCGATCCCTGTCTCGATATCCCTGATTCGACGTTGACCGCGGCCGGGTACGACCCCACGAGCGAAAAGAACGCCGACTTCAAAGGCGGGAGCTACACTTTCCTCGGTTGTAGCTACGACAGCTTCCACAGGCCCGAAGGCTTCTACTACGGCATGAATGTTTTGTCGGGAAACATCAGCTTCGCCGAGGAACAAGAGAAAAAGAAAGACCACTCCACTCCCATCGACATCAACGGGCGAAGAGGTCTTCTAATATTCGACAGCACGGTGACGGATTACTGCGAACTCAGCGTCGAGACTTCTTACGGCGTTCTCGGATTCACGCGGAGCATCTTCTCGGATCACGCAGGCCCCGCGCCTGTGTCCGAGTGGTGCACAGGCCTCGAAGACACAGCTCGAACCTATGAGCCACTCATCCCGAAAGGGGACTGA
- a CDS encoding ESX secretion-associated protein EspG, producing the protein MNWLLTSAQFMFLWEATDLDRMPYPLQYRSAAATEDRYAIQQRELEQWRATLDEPKLVAAIQALRNPQLSVTVLAPSPGLDSGIRRRGSIRGRTAVVAEQLRGEPGRGNIRIDTGAENVDGFAARLLDDLPDCAPGRTPSLTAHPDDVQNRGTGTSVLQNARASDGTLLRRIVGRPRTGIGYICIRGARSGLDEPVLGELTWIDVEADGRYLYHQDDRVHLRSATVRVVRDELSKRVSAALANPSPTRG; encoded by the coding sequence ATGAACTGGCTGCTGACGTCAGCCCAGTTCATGTTCCTTTGGGAGGCAACCGATCTCGATCGGATGCCGTACCCGCTGCAGTACCGGTCCGCGGCCGCGACGGAAGACCGGTACGCGATCCAGCAGCGTGAACTGGAGCAGTGGCGGGCCACGCTCGACGAGCCGAAACTGGTCGCGGCGATCCAAGCGCTCCGGAACCCGCAGTTGTCCGTCACGGTGCTCGCCCCCTCCCCCGGACTCGACTCCGGGATTCGGCGGAGGGGCAGCATCCGCGGCCGAACCGCCGTCGTCGCCGAACAGCTACGCGGCGAACCGGGCCGCGGCAACATCCGGATCGACACCGGCGCCGAGAACGTCGACGGGTTCGCCGCCCGACTTCTGGACGACCTGCCCGATTGCGCTCCCGGACGAACCCCGTCGCTGACGGCGCACCCTGACGACGTCCAGAACCGAGGCACCGGCACTTCCGTCCTGCAGAACGCCCGAGCATCCGACGGCACTCTTCTGCGACGGATCGTCGGCCGACCGCGAACCGGCATCGGATACATCTGCATCCGCGGTGCGCGCAGCGGACTCGACGAGCCTGTTCTGGGCGAACTGACGTGGATCGACGTGGAAGCGGACGGCCGGTACCTCTATCACCAGGACGATCGTGTTCACCTGCGGTCGGCGACGGTCCGGGTGGTTCGCGACGAGCTGTCGAAACGCGTGTCCGCAGCCCTTGCCAACCCTTCGCCGACCCGAGGCTGA
- a CDS encoding DUF309 domain-containing protein yields MTDRDRDGTGKPLNARPRDELGRPLPHYAEGVPRIPDDLRLPPDEAITEAQRLLDHGMPFHAHEILEGTWKIAPEDERELWQGLAQLAVGLTHLMRGNKTGARSLLRQGHDRIRHYEVEAPHGLDIAGLLTWSEHLTDEIDRVDPLPATPVPRLRIP; encoded by the coding sequence ATGACCGATCGGGACAGGGACGGGACGGGGAAACCCCTCAACGCACGCCCCCGCGACGAGCTCGGCCGGCCCCTGCCCCACTACGCCGAAGGTGTGCCGCGCATCCCCGACGACCTGCGGTTGCCGCCCGACGAGGCGATCACCGAGGCCCAGCGGCTACTCGACCACGGCATGCCGTTCCACGCCCACGAAATCCTCGAAGGTACCTGGAAGATCGCCCCCGAGGACGAGCGGGAACTGTGGCAGGGGCTCGCGCAGCTCGCGGTGGGTCTGACCCACCTGATGCGGGGCAACAAGACCGGTGCGCGGTCGCTGCTGCGCCAGGGCCACGACCGGATCCGACACTACGAGGTGGAGGCGCCACACGGCCTCGACATCGCCGGCCTCCTGACGTGGTCGGAACACCTGACGGACGAGATCGATCGCGTCGACCCGTTACCGGCGACGCCCGTACCCCGATTGAGAATCCCCTGA
- a CDS encoding LON peptidase substrate-binding domain-containing protein, which produces MTLLPMFPLGSTMLPGQQLPLHVFEPRYQELVRDCLAAPDGPRFGVVLIARGNEVGGGDVRHDVGTIARIESHASIGDGRYELFCRTEERIKVSKWLPDNPYPIAEVDVWPDENTGTQTADYEFPSLIERLEFLYGLLRRLATETGNVPPDVPVIGGFRGSLGTRLYEVATYIPMGDADRLQILAAAGADERLREVSEAIENAIEMVQFRLM; this is translated from the coding sequence ATGACTCTGCTCCCCATGTTCCCGCTGGGCTCGACCATGCTGCCCGGTCAGCAGCTCCCCCTCCACGTCTTCGAACCCCGCTACCAGGAACTGGTCCGTGACTGCCTGGCCGCACCGGACGGTCCCCGATTCGGGGTGGTGCTCATTGCTCGCGGCAACGAGGTGGGCGGCGGCGACGTTCGCCACGATGTGGGCACGATCGCGCGGATCGAGTCCCACGCGTCGATCGGCGACGGACGATACGAGTTGTTCTGCCGCACCGAGGAACGCATCAAGGTGTCGAAGTGGTTGCCGGACAATCCGTATCCGATCGCCGAGGTGGATGTGTGGCCGGACGAGAACACCGGCACCCAGACGGCGGACTACGAATTCCCGTCGCTGATCGAGAGACTCGAATTCTTGTACGGCCTCCTCCGCCGTCTCGCAACGGAGACCGGGAACGTCCCACCCGACGTTCCGGTCATCGGCGGGTTCCGCGGTTCGCTCGGCACGAGGCTGTACGAGGTCGCCACCTACATTCCGATGGGCGACGCCGACCGCCTGCAGATCCTCGCCGCGGCCGGCGCGGACGAGCGCTTGCGGGAGGTCTCCGAGGCGATCGAGAACGCCATCGAAATGGTCCAGTTCCGGCTGATGTGA
- a CDS encoding cytochrome P450, producing the protein MQLADVDLYNPDTFVQGVPHEMFATLRREAPVYRHLDERGDPFWCVTRHADIVTVNRDAETYSSWRGATYIDDLAPDDLAGQQLMMLNMDPPDHTALRKIVSKGFTPRRIGQLHEILARRATSIVDAVIERGECDFVVDVASELPLQAIADFLGVPQEDRKLIFDLTNQMIGSSDPEFHLEEGQERAAAGQMFAYSLEMFEDRRRHPRDDIATALIEADVHGEKLGELDFNMFFMLLAVAGNETTRNAISHTQLALMEHPEERRKVLEDPSKLDALIEEGLRWATPVMQFRRTATRDTVLRDVDISEGDRVVIWHMSGNRDEAVFDDPYTFDIDRPTGHYSQHIAFGGGGHHFCLGANLARAEMKVMLSEILRRMPDMEQTAPAQRLRSNFINGLKHLPVAFTPGPIP; encoded by the coding sequence GTGCAGCTCGCCGACGTCGATCTTTACAACCCGGACACCTTCGTGCAGGGCGTACCCCACGAGATGTTCGCCACGTTGCGGCGCGAGGCTCCCGTCTACCGGCACCTCGACGAGCGCGGCGACCCCTTCTGGTGCGTCACCCGGCATGCCGACATCGTGACGGTGAACCGGGACGCCGAGACGTATTCGTCGTGGCGGGGCGCCACCTACATCGACGATCTGGCCCCGGACGACCTGGCGGGCCAACAGTTGATGATGCTGAACATGGATCCGCCGGACCACACGGCGCTGCGCAAGATCGTCAGCAAGGGCTTCACACCCCGCCGCATCGGCCAGTTGCACGAGATTCTCGCGCGGCGGGCCACGAGCATCGTCGATGCGGTGATCGAGCGCGGTGAGTGCGACTTCGTCGTCGATGTCGCGTCCGAACTGCCGCTTCAGGCGATCGCCGACTTCCTGGGCGTGCCCCAGGAGGACCGCAAGCTCATCTTCGATCTGACGAATCAGATGATCGGCTCGTCCGATCCCGAATTCCATCTCGAGGAAGGTCAGGAACGCGCGGCGGCCGGCCAGATGTTCGCCTACAGCCTGGAGATGTTCGAGGACCGCAGGCGGCACCCACGGGACGACATCGCGACAGCCCTCATCGAGGCCGATGTGCACGGCGAGAAGCTGGGCGAACTCGATTTCAACATGTTCTTCATGCTGCTCGCGGTCGCCGGCAACGAGACCACTCGCAACGCCATCTCGCACACCCAGCTGGCGCTGATGGAGCATCCCGAGGAGCGCCGCAAGGTGCTCGAGGATCCGTCGAAGCTCGACGCCCTGATCGAGGAGGGGTTGCGCTGGGCCACACCGGTGATGCAGTTCCGCCGGACCGCGACCAGGGACACGGTGCTGCGCGACGTCGACATCTCCGAGGGCGACCGGGTGGTCATCTGGCACATGTCGGGAAACCGTGACGAGGCGGTGTTCGACGATCCGTACACGTTCGACATCGACCGGCCCACCGGCCACTACTCGCAGCACATCGCGTTCGGTGGCGGCGGTCACCATTTCTGTCTCGGCGCCAACCTCGCTCGCGCCGAGATGAAGGTGATGCTGAGCGAGATTCTGCGTCGGATGCCCGACATGGAGCAGACGGCGCCGGCCCAGCGGCTGCGCTCCAACTTCATCAACGGGCTGAAGCACTTGCCGGTGGCATTCACACCCGGACCGATCCCCTAA
- a CDS encoding alpha/beta hydrolase has translation MQHRESSFAGVGGIPIVYDVWLPERRPRGVLVLCHGFGEHARRYDHVIERLGELDLAIYAPDHRGHGRSGGKRVHLKDWREFTDDLHQLFGIASTDWPGTDRFLLGHSMGGSIALTYALDHQQDLTALMLSGPAVDVTSGTPRVVVEIGKLVGRFLPGVPVESLDAKLVSRDPAVVAAYEEDPLVHHGKVPAGIARGMILAAEHLPERLPSLKVPLLLQHGRDDGLASVHGTELIAEYAGSEDLTVEIYENLFHEVFNEPENEEVLDDLVEWLRPRVQA, from the coding sequence ATGCAGCATCGAGAATCGTCCTTCGCCGGCGTCGGCGGAATCCCCATCGTCTACGACGTGTGGCTTCCCGAGCGGCGCCCGCGCGGCGTGCTGGTGCTGTGCCACGGCTTCGGCGAGCACGCCCGGCGCTACGACCACGTGATCGAGCGGCTCGGCGAACTCGACCTCGCGATCTACGCGCCGGACCACCGCGGACACGGGCGATCGGGCGGCAAACGGGTCCATCTGAAGGACTGGCGCGAGTTCACCGACGACCTGCACCAGTTGTTCGGCATCGCGTCGACGGATTGGCCGGGCACCGACCGGTTCCTCCTCGGGCACAGCATGGGCGGTTCCATCGCACTGACGTACGCGCTCGACCACCAGCAGGACCTGACGGCACTCATGCTGTCCGGGCCCGCCGTCGACGTGACGAGCGGAACACCACGCGTGGTGGTCGAGATCGGCAAGCTGGTGGGCCGCTTCCTCCCCGGAGTGCCCGTCGAGTCGCTCGACGCGAAGCTGGTGTCCCGCGATCCGGCGGTCGTGGCGGCCTACGAGGAGGATCCCCTCGTCCATCACGGGAAGGTGCCTGCGGGGATTGCGCGCGGAATGATTCTCGCGGCCGAACATCTGCCGGAGCGCCTGCCGTCGTTGAAAGTTCCCCTGCTGCTGCAGCACGGCCGGGACGACGGCCTCGCGAGCGTGCACGGCACGGAACTCATCGCGGAGTACGCCGGTTCGGAGGACCTCACGGTGGAGATCTACGAAAACCTGTTCCACGAGGTGTTCAACGAACCGGAGAACGAGGAGGTACTCGACGATCTCGTCGAGTGGTTGCGGCCGCGCGTTCAGGCCTGA
- a CDS encoding transglutaminase-like domain-containing protein, with protein sequence MKRHVTATLDIEVTDATSLEFKIAVARTPGSELSESLMFTLDGNPVEAREMVAEHGTRVHLLDSPRGSLHVEYSASVLGKADSPPVTDYDLSKYLRPSRYAEADKFFGFTGGEFNLSKPHPELLQDITTWVGSRLLYQAGSSRSTDSAVDTMLSGAGVCRDFAHLTVALLRAVTIPARLAAVYAPGCDPMDFHAVVEAFVDDEWRVVDATRLAPRSALLRIATGRDAADTAFLDNHGGAITLENTVVTAVVDGEFPSDDYSTPTSLT encoded by the coding sequence ATGAAACGTCACGTCACCGCCACTCTGGACATCGAGGTCACCGACGCCACCAGTCTCGAATTCAAGATCGCGGTGGCCCGGACCCCCGGTTCGGAGCTCTCGGAGTCGCTGATGTTCACCCTCGACGGCAATCCGGTCGAGGCCCGAGAGATGGTGGCGGAACACGGTACTCGCGTGCACCTGCTGGACAGCCCACGCGGCTCGCTGCACGTCGAGTACTCGGCTTCGGTTCTGGGCAAGGCTGATTCGCCGCCGGTCACCGACTATGACCTCTCGAAGTACCTGCGCCCGAGCCGATATGCCGAGGCGGACAAGTTCTTCGGTTTCACCGGCGGGGAGTTCAACCTGTCCAAGCCGCACCCGGAGCTGCTGCAGGACATCACCACCTGGGTGGGGTCGCGGCTGCTGTACCAGGCGGGGTCGAGCAGATCCACCGACAGTGCCGTCGACACGATGCTGTCGGGGGCCGGGGTGTGCCGTGACTTCGCCCACCTCACGGTGGCACTCTTGCGGGCGGTCACCATTCCGGCGCGGCTGGCAGCGGTGTACGCGCCGGGGTGCGATCCGATGGACTTCCATGCCGTCGTCGAGGCGTTCGTCGATGACGAGTGGCGAGTGGTCGACGCCACCCGTCTGGCCCCGCGTTCCGCACTGCTGCGGATCGCGACGGGTCGCGACGCCGCGGACACCGCGTTCCTGGACAATCACGGCGGGGCGATCACACTCGAGAACACCGTGGTGACCGCCGTCGTCGATGGCGAGTTCCCGTCCGACGACTATTCGACACCCACCTCGCTGACGTGA
- a CDS encoding MarR family winged helix-turn-helix transcriptional regulator: MSSEADLRGTWRLLASRYNSIACELDREMQHAHGLSMSDFETLDRLMDATCDRPRMQDLAAEMYLSPSALSRSVARLEKAGLVARALCEADRRGVFVDVTDAGRAVHADASKIQLGVLTERLTEAT, translated from the coding sequence ATGAGCTCAGAAGCGGACCTGCGCGGCACGTGGCGGCTGCTCGCGAGCAGGTACAACTCGATCGCCTGCGAATTGGATCGTGAGATGCAACACGCGCACGGGTTGAGTATGAGCGATTTCGAGACACTCGACCGGTTGATGGACGCCACCTGCGACCGGCCTCGGATGCAGGACCTCGCGGCCGAGATGTACCTCAGCCCCAGTGCGCTGTCCCGGAGCGTTGCCCGGCTGGAGAAGGCGGGCCTGGTCGCCAGGGCGCTGTGCGAGGCGGACCGGCGGGGCGTCTTCGTCGACGTCACCGACGCCGGCCGCGCGGTGCACGCCGACGCCAGCAAGATTCAGCTGGGCGTACTCACCGAAAGGCTCACGGAAGCAACCTGA
- a CDS encoding MFS transporter, with protein sequence MRIDCTCIYILPVTITDATTAPSTDQAWTPRLWGVLAVLCLVMFLDGLDVSMVGVALPSIGTELGLSTTSLQWIINGYVLGFGGLLLLGGRTADLLGRRRVFLIALTVFAIASLVGGLVDNGTLLIASRFVKGLAAAFTAPTAMSILTTTFREGPARNRALSIFSVFGASGYSSGLILGGLLTSAGWRWTFLMPVPFAVLALVAGTVLIPRDRAADNGGHDIVGAATLVSGMLLAVYTVVSAPARGWADPLTLGSFALAAALLASFFVVENRVAHPLVRLSILRVGSIVRANLSIVALFGSYLSFQFMMTIFLQSVLGWSPLEMALGLLPAGIIVAFGSPFVGRLIDVFGTARMIIAALTSLSLGYLWFLFAGSDQPHYTVAILPSVVLLGVGFALGFTSIMAQATSGVDDSEQGLASGLVQTSAQVGAALVLALTTALVTAGSHTATGISGAGFHQFHSGLVLVTGVALLGLLITVSPLLRRVLNPA encoded by the coding sequence TTGCGCATTGATTGCACGTGCATTTACATTCTCCCTGTGACTATCACCGATGCCACCACCGCCCCGTCGACCGACCAGGCCTGGACTCCCCGTCTCTGGGGCGTCCTGGCCGTGCTGTGCCTCGTGATGTTCCTCGACGGTCTCGACGTCTCGATGGTGGGTGTTGCGTTGCCCTCCATCGGAACCGAACTCGGGCTGTCGACCACCTCGCTGCAATGGATCATCAACGGATACGTCCTCGGATTCGGTGGCCTGTTGCTGCTGGGCGGGCGCACCGCCGACCTCCTCGGACGCCGCCGCGTCTTCCTGATCGCGCTGACCGTGTTCGCGATCGCGTCCCTGGTCGGCGGGCTCGTCGACAACGGCACGCTGCTCATCGCGAGCCGCTTCGTGAAGGGACTCGCCGCCGCGTTCACCGCACCGACCGCGATGTCGATCCTCACCACCACGTTCAGGGAGGGGCCCGCCCGTAACCGGGCGCTGTCGATCTTCTCCGTCTTCGGAGCCAGCGGCTATTCGTCCGGCCTGATCCTGGGCGGGCTGCTGACCAGCGCCGGGTGGCGCTGGACGTTCCTGATGCCGGTGCCGTTCGCGGTGCTCGCCCTGGTCGCCGGCACCGTCCTGATCCCCCGCGACCGCGCCGCCGACAACGGCGGGCACGACATCGTCGGAGCCGCCACGCTGGTCTCGGGCATGCTGCTCGCCGTCTACACCGTCGTGTCGGCGCCGGCCCGCGGCTGGGCCGATCCGCTCACGCTGGGCTCGTTCGCACTGGCCGCTGCGCTGCTTGCGTCGTTCTTCGTCGTGGAGAACCGGGTCGCGCACCCGCTCGTGCGCCTGAGCATTCTGCGGGTCGGCTCGATCGTGCGGGCGAACCTCAGCATCGTCGCGCTGTTCGGCTCCTACCTGAGCTTCCAGTTCATGATGACCATCTTCCTGCAGTCGGTGCTCGGCTGGTCGCCGCTGGAGATGGCGCTGGGACTCCTCCCCGCAGGCATCATCGTGGCGTTCGGGTCGCCGTTCGTGGGCCGTCTGATCGACGTGTTCGGCACCGCCCGCATGATCATCGCGGCACTCACCTCGCTGAGCCTCGGCTACCTGTGGTTCCTCTTCGCCGGGAGCGATCAGCCCCACTACACGGTCGCGATCCTGCCGAGCGTGGTGCTGCTGGGCGTCGGTTTCGCACTGGGCTTCACGTCGATCATGGCCCAGGCCACGTCGGGCGTGGACGACTCCGAGCAGGGGTTGGCGTCGGGGCTCGTGCAGACGTCCGCACAGGTCGGTGCCGCGCTCGTACTGGCGCTGACCACCGCGCTCGTCACCGCGGGCTCGCACACCGCCACCGGCATCAGCGGCGCCGGGTTCCACCAGTTCCACTCCGGCCTCGTACTGGTCACGGGAGTCGCCCTGCTGGGACTGCTGATCACGGTGTCACCGCTGCTGCGCCGGGTGCTCAACCCCGCATAG
- a CDS encoding alpha/beta hydrolase, whose product MRTRNSIVWHWDVSRPARLTFWFARAFVKPLFTIWPTTDRGIELLAALDELIDRLPKPKGLDIEAISLGGVPCEKITHPRPTVTSMDGATILYFHGGGFVFCGLATHRALCGLLAARSGAPVVSVEYRQLPKGAIGASLVDAMTAYTEVLKVCDDPTRVIVAGDSAGGYLAMKVAEVAALRGITRPAAVIGYSPLLNLDLEDHDPDFMKRDAYLPMSQVAKLKDRWLAGPDKIPGAESPVNADPGLFPPVFLTAAEYEIMRPDVEILTDNFDRAGRQIETHLWSGQIHAFPVIGKALRESRTIIGLTVDFASRALTESKRHSA is encoded by the coding sequence ATGCGAACGCGTAATTCGATCGTGTGGCACTGGGATGTCAGCCGACCGGCGCGCCTGACGTTCTGGTTCGCCAGGGCCTTCGTCAAACCGCTGTTCACGATATGGCCGACCACGGACCGCGGCATCGAACTGCTGGCGGCCCTCGACGAGCTCATCGACCGGTTGCCCAAGCCGAAGGGGCTCGACATCGAGGCGATCTCGCTCGGCGGAGTGCCGTGCGAGAAGATCACCCACCCGCGACCCACGGTCACCTCGATGGACGGCGCCACCATCCTCTACTTCCACGGCGGTGGATTCGTGTTCTGCGGGCTCGCCACCCACCGGGCGCTGTGCGGGCTGCTCGCCGCGCGTTCGGGTGCGCCCGTCGTCTCGGTCGAGTACCGGCAGCTCCCCAAGGGGGCGATCGGCGCGTCCCTGGTGGACGCGATGACCGCATACACCGAGGTGCTGAAAGTCTGCGACGACCCCACCCGGGTGATCGTCGCGGGCGATTCGGCGGGCGGGTACCTCGCGATGAAGGTCGCCGAAGTCGCCGCGTTGCGGGGCATCACCCGGCCGGCGGCCGTCATCGGATACTCCCCGCTGCTCAACCTCGACCTCGAGGATCACGACCCCGATTTCATGAAGCGCGACGCGTATCTGCCGATGTCGCAGGTGGCGAAGCTGAAGGACCGCTGGCTGGCCGGGCCCGACAAGATTCCGGGCGCCGAGTCTCCCGTGAACGCCGACCCGGGATTGTTCCCGCCCGTCTTCCTCACCGCCGCCGAGTACGAGATCATGCGGCCCGACGTCGAAATCCTCACCGACAACTTCGATCGTGCGGGCCGGCAGATCGAGACCCACCTCTGGAGTGGGCAGATCCACGCGTTTCCGGTGATCGGCAAGGCGTTGCGGGAGAGCCGCACGATCATCGGGCTCACCGTCGACTTCGCGTCCCGCGCGCTCACGGAGTCGAAGCGGCACTCGGCCTGA
- a CDS encoding gluconokinase, producing MHVSTREPAGRTPQTAEPVLVLMGVSGSGKSTVAGIIAGAMGWDLQEGDALHPPANVAKMASGQPLTDEDRWPWLDLVAGWIREHTDNGLPGVITCSALKRSYRDVLRGDNVVFVHLAGSRAQIGERLTARLDHFMPPSLLDTQISTLEPIEPDEDAIVVDVGGSPTQVATEIIARLKQRLGR from the coding sequence ATGCACGTGAGTACGCGCGAACCGGCAGGACGCACCCCGCAGACCGCGGAACCCGTCCTGGTGCTGATGGGCGTGTCCGGGTCCGGGAAGTCGACGGTCGCGGGAATCATCGCCGGCGCAATGGGCTGGGATCTGCAGGAGGGGGATGCTCTGCATCCTCCCGCGAACGTCGCGAAGATGGCGTCGGGGCAGCCGTTGACCGACGAGGACCGCTGGCCGTGGCTCGATCTCGTCGCAGGATGGATCCGGGAGCACACCGACAACGGTCTTCCGGGGGTGATCACCTGTTCGGCGCTCAAGCGCAGCTACCGCGACGTCCTGCGCGGCGACAACGTCGTGTTCGTGCATCTCGCCGGGTCGCGGGCGCAGATCGGGGAACGGCTGACCGCCCGCCTGGACCACTTCATGCCCCCGTCGTTGCTGGACACGCAGATCTCGACGCTCGAGCCGATCGAGCCCGACGAGGATGCCATCGTGGTGGACGTCGGCGGTTCGCCCACGCAGGTGGCGACGGAGATCATCGCGAGACTCAAGCAGCGGCTCGGCCGGTGA